AGAGAAATCCTTGTGTTCACTTTTGTTTAACTCCTCGGCAGATAGTTGCTTAAAATAGCTAAACGTTTTTTCCATGCCTTCTGCTCTTTCTACTTTAGGCGTCCAGTTTAATAAATTTTTAGCTAGTGTAATATCTGGTTGTCTTTGCAACGGATCATCCGTAGGAAGTTCTTTGTAAATAATTTTCTGATTGGTTCCTGTTAATTTGATAATTTCTTCGGCAAAGTCCTTTATGGTAATTTCGTGAGGGTTACCAATATTTACAGGATATGAATAATCGCTAAAAAGCAAATTGTAAATACCTTCAACTTGATCATCAACATAACAAAAAGAACGCGTTTGAGAACCATCACCAAAAACCGTTAAATCCTCTCCACGTAAAGCCTGACCCATAAATGCCGGAATAACACGACCATCATTTAGGCGCATTCGTGGTCCATAGGTATTAAAGATACGCACAATACGTGTTTCAATACCGTGAAATCTGTGATATGCCATGGTTATAGATTCTTGAAAACGTTTGGCTTCATCATAAACACCACGTGGACCTATGGTATTTACATTACCATAATAGTCTTCGGTTTGTGGATGCACCAATGGATCTCCATAAACTTCAGACGTAGACGCAATTAGTATTCTAGCCTTTTTAGCTTTAGCAAGACCTAGTAAATTATGTGTGCCTAAAGAGCCTACTTTTAATGTTTGAATGGGTATTTTTAAATAATCAATAGGACTTGCAGGTGATGCAAAATGTAAAATGTAATCGAGTTCACCTTCAATTTTAATAAATTCCGTCACATCATGTTCAATAAATTCAAAATTCGGATTATCCATCAAGTGTTTGATGTTTTTAGAATCGCCTGTGATATAGTTATCCATACCAATGACGTGGAATCCTTCTTTTATAAACCGATCACTTAAATGAGAACCTAGAAAACCAGCTGCTCCTGTTATTAATACCTTTTTCATTAATCTATTGTCTTTCTTCCTATTGAGCTGTAATAAAAGCCTTCGTTTTTAATATCCTGAACATCATATAAGTTTCTACCATCAAAAATAACCGGCATATTCATTTCTGCTTTCAGTTTGTTAAAATCTGGTGTTCTAAAGATACTCCATTCTGTACAGATAATCAAGGCATCGGCATCTTGAATTGCTGAATACATATCTGGAGCATAGGTGATTTGATTACCAAATTTACGCTCTACATTTTCCATAGCTTCTGGGTCGAATGCCGTTATTGAAGCGCCACTTTCAAGCAGGTCCTCAATTATATACAAAGCTGGTGCTTCCCGAATATCATCAGTTTCAGGTTTGAAAGCCAAGCCCCAAATGGCAATTTTTTTATCTTTCAAATCACCTTTAAAAAAGGCATCAATACGTGGTAATAGGATTCGTTTTTGTAAGTCGTTTACCTTTATAACAGCATTTAAAATATCGAAAGTGTAATTATGGTCTTTCCCTGATTTATGAAGTGCTTTCACGTCCTTTGGAAAGCAAGAGCCTCCATAGCCTATTCCTGGGAATAAGAAGCGTTTACCAATTCTAGAATCGGTTCCCATACCAATGCGCACTTTATCAACATCTGCACCCACTTTTTCACAGAAGTTAGCAATTTCATTCATAAAGGTTATTTTGGTGGCCAAAAATGAATTTGCGGCATATTTGGTAAGTTCCGCCGATTTTTCATCCATAATAATTATCGGGTTTCCAGAGCGTACAAAAGGCTTATAGAGTTTTTCCATAAGTTTGGTAGCTTTATCTGAACTAGAACCTATAACAATACGTTCTGGCTTTAAAAAGTCTTCTACGGCAAAACCTTCACGTAAAAATTCAGGATTAGAAACCACATCAAAATCTACCGTGGTTTCATTTGCAATAGCTTTAGTAACACGCTCGGCTGTTCCAACAGGAACGGTGCTTTTATCGACAATAACTTTGTAGCTTTTTAATAATTTTCCAATGTTTGTGGCGGCACCTAACACATACGACAAATCGGCCGAACCATCTTCATCTTCAGGTGTTGGTAATGCTAGGAAAATAATATCACCATGGTTTAGACCTTCCTCCAATGAAGTTGAGAATTTTAAACGGTCTGCTTTTATGTTTCTTTCGAAAAGGGTATCGAGTAGTGGTTCGTATATTGGCACGACACCAGCTTGCATTTTTTTAACTTTACTTTCATCAATGTCAATACATAAGACATTATTACCTGTTTCGGCCAGACATGTTCCGGTAACTAAACCTACGTAGCCTGTTCCTATTACTGATATGTTCATTTAAAATTTATTAAGTATTTTCAAATTTACAAAACTAGATTGTATTGTTTTTATAAAACTCTAAATATGCATTATTTACAAAAGTTTCCATTTCCTTTTCAAAGCGTTCTTTAGAAAATTTTAGTGCGTGTGTTCTAATTTCTTTAGGATCAAATTGGAGTTCTTCAAATTTTGACACGGCATCAATAATGGCTATTTCATTTTGTTTATTAAAGAAAACACCCGTTTTATTTTTAATTATGGTTTCAGTTGCCCCACCTCTTCCATAAGCTATTACTGGTGTACCACACGCTTGCGCCTCAACTGGTATTATACCAAAATCCTCTTCGGCAGCAAAAACAAAAGCTTTCGCTTTTCTCATATAATCTGTTAACTTCTCTTTATTTACAAATCCAACAAGTTCTATATTTGATTTGGCAATTTTTTTTATGGCACTATATTCTGGACCATCACCAGAAACAATTAATTTTTTATTTGGCATGTTATTAAAGGCACGTACAATAAGTTCAATTTTTTTATAAGGTACCATTCGGGAAGCCGTAAAATAATAATCATCCTTATCTGTTTCTAATGGAAAAGCATGTACATTTACTGGTGGATAGATAACAACCGAATCTCTATTATAAATCTTTTTTATACGTCGGGCAATATATTTTGAATTGGCAACAAACAAATCTACCCTATTTACGGTTGCCAAATCCCATAAACGCATTTTATGTAATACATATTTAGCATACATGGATTTTAACCCTTTATTAAGTTTTGCTTCACGCAGGTACTGATGATATAAATCCCACGCATAACGCATTGGCGAATGACAATAGCAAATATGCAATTGATTTTGATGTGTTAGAACTCCTTTAGCTACGGAAGCTGAAGAACTTAACACCAAATCGTATTCGCTTAAATCAAATTGCTCTATGGCGTTTGGAAAGAATTGTAAAAATTTCCTGTGATTGGATTTTGCTGTTGGCAATTTTTGGATAAAACTTGTAGAAACAGATTTACCGTTTAGAATGAAGGCTCTATCGGCATCGTTTAAATAATCCACTAATGCAAAATGGTCAAAATCTTCCCATATCGTATTAAGCGAATGAACCACTTTTTCGGCTCCTCCACTTACATAATACCAATCATGAACTAATGCTTTCCTCATGTAGTTTTTTTTCGAAGATTTTCAGTAAAAAAAGTAAAAACAAGAAACCGAATAAAACATATATTCCAGCACCTCGTGTATAACTAAGAATCATCAAAAATACATTAATAATTAAAAAGTACATTAAAATAGGTGAGTAAATGACGGATTGAAAAGATTTTTGATATATATATTTCTGAAATACGCCAAATAAAAACATGAGTACTAAGGAAAACCAACGGAAATCAATATAGTAGGAACCAAATTGCGTTAAATACACATACTTTCGAGGCGACAAATTAGTAATTGGGATTGACGACAAACTAGTTTTATTAAAAAATTTAGGAATGATAGAGTAATTGTACATCCCATAACCTATGGACAAACTATCTATATCAATAATATGGTTAAACTCAAAAGCGCCATGTGTAATATATTGTCCTGTGTGCAAACCAGACATAACATAAAGCTTTGTTAGTTGGGAATGATTTGTGGTTTCAAAATAATTAATGGCTGCATCGGTTGGTTTTAAAATTTCATTATAACGGCTTTCAAGCAAGGATTTGTAAAAAGTATCATCAAAATTTTCAGAATAATTTTCACGTTTTAGTAAAATTAACATGGAAATACTCATTAAAATCACAACAGCAATTACGGTAATACTAATTCTTTTAAAATTAATTTTAGGTTTTTGATAAGCGATTAAAGTAAAAACGATAATAAGAAAAATCTCAAAAAATGGTTTCCTAGTTCCTTTTAAAATAGCTTCAAGAAGAGGGAAAAACAGTACCACATATGATGCTATGATATAAAATTTAGGACGTTTAAGGTTTGCTCTTATACAAATAACGAAAGGGAAGAAATAAAGGCTTTTAAGAACCGACGCTACAATCAATAACACCTGATTTTGTTTAAAATTGTCATCGTTTAAAAACCGATTAAATTTTAAATCGTTTGCAAAAGATAAATTTCTATTTACGAATAAATCATACCATCTTAATGCAAAGCTTACGACAATAATAATTAATAATAATTTTACAACCTTTTGGGTATTATAGGTTATTCTTTGGTTGGTTATTGTTTTAAAATTGAACATCACAAACCCCGCTATTATGGCAATATAACAAGATGCAATAAACAAAATAGTTTTTGTTTTAATAGGCTGTACAGCCTCCAGTGGTAATAACATATAAGCTAAAACCCAAATTAATAAGCCTACCGTTAAGCTCCCAAAAAATAACCAATATGTTTTTATTAAATTCATCTTTAAATAGTATAAAAATAATAAACGCTAGTTATGAAATATATTATAATTAAGGTTATCGCAGACTTTTTAAAATATATTCCTTTACTATACAAACTGCTGTACTGTAATAAACAGGCAACAAAAATAATGGACATGTGTAAAAAGGTTAATAAAGCGAGTGTTAAATAGTTTTGAACAGCGTAGAAAAGTAAAATTGAGATAAAAACCAATATTAAAAATTTAACGTTGTTTTTAGATGCTAGATTCTCGCGATCTATGATATTAGAATTTAAGGCACTAGCAATCCACATGACCATTTGCGCAGACAGTAAGAAATAAACGGTTTTATACGCCTGGTAAGTATCATTAAAATAGTCTGAAAAGTGCGTAATTATAAAAGGAGCAACAAATTGAATGACGACGGATAAACAGAAAATAAATATAAAAAATAAGTAAAAATATTTATCCAATACTTCAGGATTAAACGTGTATATTTTTTTAAAAAAAGCAATATTAATTACTTGATGAATCATGACTACTACTGCAGATAACCTAAAATAAAAGGCATAGATACCAACGGTTTCAAAATCAAAAAATAACTCAACTAAAATGCGGCCGGATGTGGTTATTAAAAAAATTAAAAATGTTGAAATTAATAGATGAATACTAAACTTTAAAATGGTTTTGTAGCCAAGTAAAGTAGCTTCTTCTTTTACCTTATAATAATTTATAATGCCATATACAACATACACCAAACTATAAGTAAGCACAAAAACATTTATTAGCTGGAGATTAACATCTAATAAATTTAGTTTATCCAGTACATAGGCAACTAGTAAAACTAGGTAGATTCCGGAGTCGATTATTACCGAGGGCGTGGACTTTTCATGAGATTTTAATTTGGTAGAATAAAAAACTTGATTCGCAATTATATAAGACATGTTAAAAGCCAAGTAAAAAACAACATCCAAATTGAAGAAAAAATAGAGTACTTGATTGAGTGCAAAAGGAATAAAAAGAATAACAGCATGCAGTTTGAAGGCTGGCTTAAGTTCCACCTTTTCTTCTCTCAAAATAAAATACGGGTAAGCACCCGGAACCCCCAAATTTATTATGGTGTTTACAATCATCCCTAATCCTGCTAAAGCATATTCTAACACTCCAAAGTCTGATTTCGTTAGAACATCCGCCAACAGTAATGGAATAAAATAAACAGTTGCTTTTGCAACCATAAAAACCACGCTAAAAATGGCATACTGTTTTAAAAATTTAAACATATAGTTGTTTACGTTTCTCTTTTATTAAATTTTAAAGTTAACAGTTAGGTTTCAATTAAAAACAAAAAGAGTTTAAAATATATTTTAAACCCCTTCTTAATAATTATATTATTTGACAATCATCATTCTTTAATTTCTATAATAACGCCATTCGGATCCTCCTCTAAAATAGTAATATCAGGGTTATTATTTATGACTTTAAATTTACCTATTGTAACGGGTTTCTCTTTATTTCCGCTATCAAAATGAGCCGTGTATTTTCCTTTAGATTCTAATTCGTTAATGGTTATATTTTCTATAAAACTATCATAACATTTATTAATCCATAAGGCTTTAAAATCTTTCTCCTCTCCATTTTCGGCATCTTGCATACCTGACATCCCTTCTGAGCTTCCAACACCAAATTTATCTATAATAACCTCATCTATTAAATGATCTCTACCCGTCATATAAATACCATGTCTGTCTGACGATTTAATATGTATTTTTTTTATTTGGACATTTACAGGATTGTTTCCTGCGCCATCAATAGTAACTGCTGCATGAACATTCTTATATTTTTCATTGCCTGATCCCAAATCTTGTACTTCAAGGTAATTAATTTTAATATCGTTGCAACCTAAATAAATATGGCAACCTGCGTTTCTTAAACCCCACAAATTTTTAGATGTATCAGACTTTAATATTATAGAATCTATAGCAATATTACTAGCATTCGTTATTCCTAAACTTGCATAGCTTATTAAGGAACCTTTTAAATTTATATTTTCTGGTCTTGGCAATGTGTCATGAGTTTGAGTTATATGAATTAAACTGAATTCAGAATTATTGAATTTTAAATTCAAGTTTTTTCTGTGATTTAGTACCAAATTGGTTTTATAATATCCTTTTTGAAAAGTCATTTCAATATTGCCAAGTTCTGCCACGTCTAATACTGTTTCCATCATCCCCTTTTTATTTTTGGGATGCGTTTGAGCTGCATTGTCAAAAGTAAGACCGTAACGTCTAACATCACCCTTCTCATAGGCATTATTTAAAACGAAATCTAATTCGTTAAAAATCTTGATTTCAGTTTGTTCTTCTTTACTTTTCTTGCACGAAACGATTATAAATATGGCCGCAAGGGAGACTAAAACTACATTAAATGATAACTTTTTCATACTTTTTATTCCTTAATCTGATTTTCATATACATAAAACAAAGGTATCATAAAACTAAATATTATAACACCATGTTGTCTATCTAGGTACGATTCAAAAAAACAACCTATTGTAAAGAGCAATAATATTATATAATAAAATTGGTTTCTTAAGCCAACTGATTTAAATAAACAAAAAAGTAAAGTAATAAACACAATACCCCCAAGAACACCCGTTTTTAAAGCCTCAGATATATATTGATTGTGATTATTAAATTTCTCTTTTATTCCCAATTTAAAATGAATTTCTTCATAATTCTTATTAAGCACATCTTGATAATCGCCGGTTCCTGTACCAAAAGGAAAATTATTGACAATTTCTTTAATAGATAAGTAATTAATTAATAGCCGATGCTCTAAAGTGTTTTTTGTATAAGTTACTTTATTTTTAGTTTTTATAATCTCGATATTAAAATCTGTAGATTTTAGCATAATATCAAACTTATGTTTTATTCCTGTCGTATTATAAACCAATAAAGCTAATAACATAGGAATTACGAGAAAAACACTCATTTTAAATAATCGCGTTCTGTTTTTAAAATGGTTAATTATTTTTATAGAAAAAATTAACAATAACATTAAAATTGATGTTTTGTTCGAAAACAGAAAGACAAAAAATAATAAACATGCTAGATATAAAATACTTACTATTAAATTTTTCTTATTTATCAGTTCATTCAAGGTGGAAATTAAAGGTATTATAAATATAAATACCATATAAAATTGACTAATACCCAATTTATCTGTTAATACATATAGCGCAAAAACATGCAGTGTGCGTCCATCTATAAACACATGTATAATTAGAAATATTGTGAAAATTAAAACAACATAAAACCGTAAAAACCTCAACACATTGTAAAACACATTTTTATTTAAATATTCCGCATACATTATTGCAGGTAAAAATAAGGTGGGTAACACAGTGTTTACTCGTTTTAGTCCATAATCAATATTTTCGGAATAGCTTAAACCAATACATTGACAAACAAAATAAAGAACAAATAATAAAACCATTTTATTAGATTTTATTTTGTACCACTTTAATTTTAAGCTAGTTCTAGTATCACTAAAAAAGAAAAGCACAAACAAAAATGTAGAAATTGACAAAAGCGCATAAGATAAAACATAAGCCATAAAAGTTATGGCAATAAGTATTATATAAATATACTCTCTATGCTTAAAAAATAAGTTTTTTAAATTACCTGTCATTCTATAGTTTTTAAACGCTTAACTAGAACGTTTGTTAGAATGTCATCCAAAATCAAAGAGTCTTTATATTCCACATCCAAAAATAAATTTTCAATAATTGTAGGCTTTCCAGAATCGCCTTCATCTAACTTTAGTGGGAAACCGTTTTTTGAATACTTGGTTAAAATTTGAACATTTTCAAATAAGCAGTTGTTACATCTATTTATCCATAGAGCAGACAGTATTTTCTCATTACCTTTACCAGCATCTTGCATACCAGTCATGAAATTAGTTGTGCCTTGTGCGTATTTGTCAATTTTTATTTTTTTAAAAATGTTGTTAGTGCCAGTTATGTATGCTCCATGGCGATCAGATGATTTGATATAGACCTCGTTTATTGTAATATTAGTTGGATTTTCGCGCGATCCATCTATAGCCAAGGCGGCATGATTATTTTTAAAACCTATATTTCCAGATGCTAAATCTTCAATTTCTAAATAGTTTATTAATAAACTGTCAGTTCCTTTATAAATATGACAGCCTCTACTTTTAGATTCCTTTAATGTTTTTTGAGGATTTAATTTAATAATTACAGAATCCGCAGTTACATTTTTAGAATGATAAATACCAAATCCTTCGTATAAAATTAGCGTTCCTTCGAGGGTAATATTTCGGGATTGGGATCCACCCTCATTGGTAATATGAACTAAATCAAATGCAGCCTCGTTAAAATGTAAATCGATATTTTTTCTCGAATTAAAAACTAAATTAACTCCATAATACCCTTTAGGGAAATTTATTTTTATTGGACTATTTTCGGCTAAATCCAATACTGAACTTATTAATGATTTTCCAGTATTAGGATGCTTTTTATCATTTAATGAATCTGGAAATATACCATACCTCCTAGCATCTCCCAAGGCATAATTAGAGTTTAGCACATAATTAATATCATTTATCTGAACGGGTTTGGAGTCAATAGCCTTAAGATCAAAGTTATCACACTGTAAAAAAAGCAAAGATATTAGTAACATACAGCAAATTTTAAATTTCCGCATTGCTTGTGTTTTTTTTATAGAACGAATAAATTACTAACCAATATATTAAGTTTGCTGAAGCTCCTAAATGAAATGTCTGCACAAACATAGAACCAACAAGAACAAGAATATAGACACTATTTATAGGACTCTTTTTAATAGAGTTTACTGCTATTAAGAATACTGGTATAGCATAATACATAAACCCTAATATTCCATTATTAAGCAACAATGTAAGCCAACCATTTTCTGCATTGTTCTTATATTCATTAACGAAAGCACCATTGTTACCAAATATTAAATTCAAAAAGTCGTAATTTAACAACATATCAAAACCACGTATCCAAAAATTAATTCTTTCTGAATTACCTTCATTAGAAACATCAAATGCTTCTTTAAGCCTATCAATTGAAGTTTTATCTAATAAGAAATATAAAGCTAAAAAGACGCCGAAAAAACCTGAAATTAATAACAATATTGATTTAGGCCTTAATAAAATTGAAGCTAAATTATATTTTTTAAAATAATATGTAGCCAAAATTATTCCGCAAAATACAATTCCTAATCTGCCATTTGCTATAATTGATATAAGCAATATAATATAAAGCATCTTTACATTTTTCCTAAATATCAAAGCAGTACCTATAGCAAATTGAGAAAGCGCTAAAGGACCTTCAAAATATACTTTAGATCTAAATATACCAGAATAACCACCATAGAATTTTTCATCCAAAGGTCTATATCCAAAAAAGGTGTCTCTTAAAACAACAAATAAATACTCTTGATTAATAAATTCATAGAAAGCTAAAATTAAGGTTAGAATAATAAACACTTTCATTACCCTTAAAAAGTAATCGTAGTTATTAATAATAACTATAGCAGTTATTGGACTTAAATAAATATTTATATCAAAACTATTGAGCCAAAAAGGGCTGGATATTATAAATATCAGAATAGAAGCAATTAAATAAAAAAACAGTTGGCTATCTATTTTAAGTTTTGGGTTAAAAATTAAACCAACAATAAAAAAAGCATATCCAGTCAATAACAATAGTGGTCTAAAGCTATTGATATTAAATGCTATTTCAGCCAACAGGTAAAAATAGAAACTTAATATAATGGATAGAACACTTAGGTTACCAAAAAAAGTGGCAACCTTATGCTTATTAATTCGTAAGCTTATAGCCTTATCCATTTTTTGAATAAACTTCTTCTATTAAATTATGACCTTTTACTTTTTTCAGTTTCGACCTAATAGTAATAATATTGTTATCAACATGCCTCATTTTCTGACTTACGTACATACCTTTTTCCATAAGATTTTTGGATATAATACTTCCAGCCCCAATATTTATAGCATTATTTACAACAACACCTGGGTTAAAAATACAGCGAGATCCCACGTACACATTATTTTGTATTTTTATTTCACCATCTATTCTAATCCTAGCGGGACCCGTATCATCATGATAGTATCCGTGTGTCCATAATTGCGAGCCAATTCCAGCGAGAATGGAGTGCTGACCGATTGAAATAGATTTGGTTAAATCCAGAAAATGATTAGAGACAATAATTGAATTTTCCCCTAATGATAATATGGCATTTCCGTATGAAATTGGAGCATTTGCGCGTCTAATTTTATTTTGTTTAGAAATACCGGCTTTCTTTTTGTAAAACAACATCTAAAGGGCCATTAAAAACGTTCAATCTTCCTATAAAACTAGCATCTCCTAATGTTAACGTATTTATTCTAATAAAATTGAGACTTTGAATTTTTGCGTTTTTTCCTAGTGTCATTTTGTTTAAAGAAATAAAGGAAACACCAATATATGATTTATAAGAAATTTGATGCCCTAATAATCTTAATAAAAATATTTTAAGAAAATTTATTGGAATTAAACAAAAAATAATAGTTAAAATCTTTACCATCGTTAAAAACTTATTGTTATTTATTTAACTCATTCTTGTAAACAATAACACAAACAAGGTAATAAACTTTAAGTAAATACTTATCATCATCCATCTCCCAATCTTCTTGATTATTTAAAAATTTAGAGATAAATTTTTCTAAATTATAATCTTTGACTAAAGATGAATCGTTATTTATATCATCTATTAAAATATCTTTTAAGATAGTATCTAGTCCTTGTTTAAAAATTAAATGTCCCGTTCTAGAAACTGCTTTTGATCTAAAATATGTTTTCTTATCAATTTTGTCAACCAGAGCCTCGCGTAATACATACTTATTAATTGTACTTGTGGTGTCACTAAATTGCGCTTTACCTTTCATTGTTTTTACTGATAAATCAAATGGAATGGTTGCAGAGAATTTTGCTAAATCCATATCGTAAAATGGCATTGCTAGTTTAGCGCCTTGACTATTAACCATGTCAATCATATAACGCATGTCGTTTACGTACTGTTCAATCCATTTTAATGAAACTATTTTATTATAAAGAGTACGCTTGTCAGTTACATTTTTTAAAGAGAATTTATATTGCTTTTTAATAGTATTAAAATAATCCAATGGCAAATTATAAGATGCAATAAGTGCTCTATCTACTTTAAAATATACTAAATTAATATAGGATTTCGTATTAAACGTATAAAGTGCTCTCCTTAAACCCAAGAATAATTTATTAGTAGTATTAGTGTGTTTCAAAATGAGATTAAAAAAACCTTTAAAGGGTAACAAGCATAAATCTATAATGTAAAACAAAGGTTTTAAACCTTTGTTAGACACTAAAAACATATTAAATGCAATTGTGTCTAATTTATTTAAAGAAGGAGTATGTAGTCTCGTATCTTGACCTGCAAAGTAAGTAGTATTGTCTTTATTTGTTATTTGGTTACCAAAAATCCACATTCCAGAATATGGATTATTCATTTTTATAATTTCCTGCTTAAAAAATTCCTCATTTATTTCTTTGGAAAAATCTCGTTCAACGATTAATAATTCATTTTCCAAATGATTAGCAATACTTTGCGCATAGCCAGTTTCATCTTGCAGTGTTCCTTTAACCTTAAATGAATGGTTTATTATTTTTTCTTTGGACGTTAAATCATTTAATGCAATTAACATAGCAACTGAATCAATACCGCCAGACAGAAAAACCACATTCTTTTCATTTACATAATTTTTATGAGCGGTCACTATTTCATGCCGTAGTTTTTCAATATTTTCTTTATCAGAAAGCTGGTTCTCTTTTTCATTTATATCTGGTTGATGGCATGTATTTATTGTAATTTTAAAATCATTATTAAAAACTAATTTGGACCCAATTTTAGGTTGGTTGATGTCTTTATAAATTGTTTGACCATCCCATAGAAAATCAAAATACAATAATTGATAAACAGATGTTTTATTTAAATCTTTAGCCTTATTTTTTGCTATTTTATGTACATTTGTGGCTATATGGATTTCGTTCTGATTATTAAAATAGTATCCAGAGCAGATGCCTGATAAATCCCTATAAACACTAATGGTACCGTTTACTTTACATACAATTACCCAAAATCCATCTTTTTTGAAATACTCATAAATAGATTCTTTCGTTACATCTGCTGGAAATTGAAGCGCCTTTCTAATATAACTTTCAGAAAAATTTGTTTTTAAAAATAAATAAAAATTTGCATTTTCAAAAAAAATTTCTTTTTCTTCTAGAATATAATCAATAAAAAAGTTAGCACACTTTAAGGCCTTGTTTTCTTCTTGATTTGTATTTTGATTTAAAAATATTTGCATTTATATTAGTTAACTGATGTTTGTTATTAAGGGCTGTATATAGCTAATTTATAATCTACCAAGTATTGAATTATAACCCTTTAAAAGATTTTTAATATTATCTTCAGAAATACAGTTTTCATCGCTAAAGGGATCGGAAATGATACCTTGATAACTAGTAGAATTGAGTATGTTTATAAAATCAATTTTTTCTTGATTTGAAATTTTGTTAAACGACTTATTCTTCACCAAATTTATCAAAGGTTCTAATTCGGAATCAATATTATTTATAAATATACAGTTATTGGCCTTATTATTTACTGTTTTAGTTAAAGTTACAATAGGTTTGTTACTCAATACACATTCTATAGCTATAGTTCCAGTAACTGTAATAACAAGGTCTATATTAGATAAAATATCATCCATCTTAACGTGATGCTGTAAGCCTATAATATTAGCAGAATTCTTAACATAATTTACAAGCGCACTAGATAATTCATATTTAGATTTTGGATTAGGCTTCACCACTAAAACGGTATCATCAGGCAAGGATTTACTAACGGCCTTTATAAGTTGTAATTGATCTCTATGTTCTCGTCCCCAAACATCTATATTAGCTTCTGGTTGCATTTGTAATGGGTAAAGAACAACCGTTTTATTAGGCCTGTTTATTGTATTTTGTGCAAACGCATCCCAAAGCTTAATATTTTTATCTTTCTCTTTCTCTAATTTAAATTTTATTAATGGACTCGGTGTATTATATTTTTCACCTTTAATATAGGACTGAATTTTTTTAATTTTATCATTAATAATTTCACCTTTCGAAATGCGCCGCGGTTTCATATAATCTGGCGCTGTTTTCCGGTTAATTATTTGGTCTATG
Above is a window of Bizionia sp. M204 DNA encoding:
- a CDS encoding capsular biosynthesis protein, translated to MKLLFIENRYKTFLMASVANQLSNSGHEIHWLIQNKEFLPVGNFQTHIIDYPSSNKPINVKDEAVEDVIKSDRQFNHFNKKNTAYFYYYNAKIEQYLKALKPDLVFGESTAFHELLTINNCIKQDILYLNPCTCRYPIGRFSFYKYNTLEPYFGSNEFLSNEEAENVIDQIINRKTAPDYMKPRRISKGEIINDKIKKIQSYIKGEKYNTPSPLIKFKLEKEKDKNIKLWDAFAQNTINRPNKTVVLYPLQMQPEANIDVWGREHRDQLQLIKAVSKSLPDDTVLVVKPNPKSKYELSSALVNYVKNSANIIGLQHHVKMDDILSNIDLVITVTGTIAIECVLSNKPIVTLTKTVNNKANNCIFINNIDSELEPLINLVKNKSFNKISNQEKIDFINILNSTSYQGIISDPFSDENCISEDNIKNLLKGYNSILGRL
- a CDS encoding asparagine synthase-related protein, with translation MQIFLNQNTNQEENKALKCANFFIDYILEEKEIFFENANFYLFLKTNFSESYIRKALQFPADVTKESIYEYFKKDGFWVIVCKVNGTISVYRDLSGICSGYYFNNQNEIHIATNVHKIAKNKAKDLNKTSVYQLLYFDFLWDGQTIYKDINQPKIGSKLVFNNDFKITINTCHQPDINEKENQLSDKENIEKLRHEIVTAHKNYVNEKNVVFLSGGIDSVAMLIALNDLTSKEKIINHSFKVKGTLQDETGYAQSIANHLENELLIVERDFSKEINEEFFKQEIIKMNNPYSGMWIFGNQITNKDNTTYFAGQDTRLHTPSLNKLDTIAFNMFLVSNKGLKPLFYIIDLCLLPFKGFFNLILKHTNTTNKLFLGLRRALYTFNTKSYINLVYFKVDRALIASYNLPLDYFNTIKKQYKFSLKNVTDKRTLYNKIVSLKWIEQYVNDMRYMIDMVNSQGAKLAMPFYDMDLAKFSATIPFDLSVKTMKGKAQFSDTTSTINKYVLREALVDKIDKKTYFRSKAVSRTGHLIFKQGLDTILKDILIDDINNDSSLVKDYNLEKFISKFLNNQEDWEMDDDKYLLKVYYLVCVIVYKNELNK